The following are encoded in a window of Flavobacteriales bacterium genomic DNA:
- a CDS encoding cysteine desulfurase has product MRVYLDNAATTPMDSQVVDAMADVLKNYFGNPSSTHFLGRKSKGLIESSRKNVAKHLNCLPSEIVFTSGGTEADNMAINCSVRHLDVKHIITSELEHHAVGHTAENIKDIEGIKLSYVSVDKKGHVDLDHLEQLLSDNPEKTLVSLMYANNEIGNLLPAKEVSTICRKHGAYFHTDTVQSMAHYAYDLEDFDVDFITCAAHKFHGPKGIGFLYINKDVKVAPMIHGGAQERGFRGGTENLAGIVGLSKAMDVAYEDLEGHKNHIESVKKHMISQLEEKLPGVYFNGDSANLDRSLYTVLNVSLPETPNAAMLLFHLDILGICCSGGSACSSGSDKGSHVLEGIKADMNRPAVRFSFSKFSTVEEVDYAVEKLVELYKKAGVLS; this is encoded by the coding sequence ATGAGAGTGTACCTAGACAATGCCGCTACTACGCCCATGGATTCACAAGTAGTGGATGCTATGGCAGATGTTCTAAAGAACTATTTTGGAAACCCATCATCTACCCATTTTTTGGGAAGAAAAAGTAAGGGTCTAATAGAGTCATCAAGAAAAAATGTGGCGAAACATCTCAATTGTCTTCCCTCAGAAATCGTTTTCACTTCTGGAGGTACCGAAGCCGACAATATGGCAATCAATTGTTCTGTAAGGCATTTAGATGTTAAACATATCATAACCTCTGAATTAGAACATCATGCTGTAGGGCATACAGCAGAGAATATCAAGGATATTGAAGGAATAAAATTATCTTATGTTAGCGTAGATAAAAAAGGACATGTTGATTTAGATCATCTAGAGCAACTGTTGTCAGACAATCCTGAAAAAACTTTGGTTTCGCTTATGTACGCCAATAATGAGATCGGAAACCTACTTCCAGCTAAAGAAGTTTCTACTATTTGTAGAAAGCATGGTGCTTATTTTCATACAGATACCGTTCAGTCTATGGCTCATTATGCCTATGATTTAGAAGATTTCGATGTAGACTTTATCACTTGTGCTGCCCATAAATTTCATGGTCCAAAAGGAATCGGTTTTCTATATATCAATAAAGATGTAAAGGTTGCACCAATGATTCATGGAGGTGCACAGGAAAGAGGATTCCGTGGAGGAACAGAAAATCTTGCGGGAATTGTAGGTCTTTCAAAAGCAATGGATGTTGCTTATGAAGACCTCGAAGGACATAAAAATCATATTGAATCAGTAAAAAAACATATGATTAGTCAATTGGAGGAAAAGCTTCCTGGCGTGTATTTTAATGGAGATTCGGCAAATTTAGATAGAAGCTTATATACTGTTTTAAATGTTTCACTTCCCGAAACACCAAATGCAGCCATGTTATTATTTCATCTAGATATCTTGGGAATCTGTTGTTCTGGAGGTTCTGCCTGTTCATCTGGGTCAGATAAAGGCTCTCATGTTTTGGAAGGAATTAAAGCAGATATGAATAGACCAGCGGTAAGATTTTCTTTTTCAAAATTTTCTACAGTAGAAGAAGTAGATTATGCCGTTGAAAAACTTGTAGAACTCTATAAAAAGGCAGGAGTTTTATCGTAA
- the glmM gene encoding phosphoglucosamine mutase: MTLIKSISGIRGEIGGKVNDALTPIDIVKFACSYGKWLQDRHNGKIKIVIGRDARISGPLVQSLVISSLQMMGIDVINLDLSTTPTVEMAVVWESAQGGIILTASHNPKQWNALKLLNEKGEFISAADGQRILDIASEESFDFAKVGDLGSIKTVENAIDLHIEKIMDLPLVNGDLNKKKPLKIIVDAINSTGAIAIPKTLEALGYTDVEVMFSEMHGDFEHNPEPLKDHLKALSDRIIETKADLGIVVDPDVDRLAFVCEDGSMFGEEYTLVAVADYILDHTPGNTVSNMSSTRALRDITEEKTAYKAFSSAVGEVNVVEMMKKEDAIIGGEGNGGVIYPTLHAGRDAMVGTALFLNHFVNTDKSMTEFRDQYPSYTIAKKKIQLTPQINVDAILSSMEEKYRNNYEVNTIDGVKIYIEKEWVHMRKSNTEPIIRIYAESSNEQSANNLADRFIGEIKELI, from the coding sequence ATGACTTTAATAAAATCCATCTCGGGTATCCGAGGAGAAATAGGAGGGAAGGTAAATGATGCACTTACCCCAATAGATATTGTAAAATTTGCTTGTAGCTATGGGAAATGGTTACAAGATCGTCATAATGGAAAAATTAAAATAGTTATTGGACGAGATGCAAGAATTTCAGGTCCATTAGTACAATCTTTAGTAATCTCTTCTCTTCAAATGATGGGAATTGATGTAATCAACTTAGATTTATCCACAACACCAACGGTAGAAATGGCAGTGGTTTGGGAATCAGCCCAAGGAGGAATCATCCTTACGGCAAGTCATAACCCAAAACAATGGAATGCGTTGAAACTATTAAATGAAAAAGGAGAATTTATTTCGGCAGCAGATGGACAAAGAATTTTAGATATAGCATCAGAAGAAAGTTTTGATTTTGCTAAAGTTGGTGATTTAGGTAGCATAAAAACTGTTGAAAATGCAATTGATTTGCATATAGAAAAAATCATGGATTTACCTCTAGTAAATGGTGATTTGAATAAGAAAAAGCCTTTAAAGATTATTGTAGATGCCATCAACTCAACTGGAGCAATTGCCATTCCGAAAACATTGGAAGCGCTAGGATATACAGACGTTGAAGTGATGTTCTCTGAGATGCACGGAGATTTTGAGCATAACCCAGAGCCTTTAAAAGATCATTTAAAAGCATTATCTGATCGAATTATAGAAACAAAAGCCGATTTGGGAATCGTGGTAGATCCTGATGTAGATCGTTTAGCTTTTGTATGTGAAGATGGATCTATGTTTGGAGAAGAATATACATTAGTAGCTGTTGCAGACTATATTTTGGATCACACACCAGGAAACACAGTTTCTAATATGTCCTCTACAAGAGCCCTAAGAGATATTACCGAAGAAAAAACAGCATACAAAGCTTTTAGTTCTGCCGTAGGGGAAGTAAATGTTGTAGAAATGATGAAAAAAGAAGACGCTATTATTGGAGGAGAAGGTAATGGTGGAGTTATTTACCCAACACTTCACGCAGGAAGAGATGCTATGGTGGGAACGGCTTTATTTTTAAATCATTTTGTAAATACAGACAAAAGTATGACGGAGTTTAGAGACCAATACCCGTCTTATACTATTGCAAAAAAGAAAATACAACTAACACCTCAAATAAATGTAGATGCAATTTTGTCTTCAATGGAAGAAAAGTATCGCAATAACTATGAGGTTAACACCATTGATGGTGTAAAGATATATATAGAGAAAGAATGGGTTCACATGAGAAAATCTAATACTGAGCCAATTATCAGAATCTATGCAGAATCTTCAAATGAACAATCCGCAAATAATTTAGCAGATCGTTTCATTGGAGAAATTAAAGAACTTATATAA
- a CDS encoding glycosyltransferase codes for MRIVIIGPAHPFRGGIATYNERLAKAFQADGHEVDIVTFTKQYPKFLFPGKTQFSESPTPQDIHIKRMIHAYNPLNWIKTGRKLQKAQYDLVIVRYWLPLMGPALGTILRSIKKNNYSKIIALVDNMIPHEKRPGDQQFSQYFVQPIDGFMAMTESVVHDIKKFVSQKPISLSPHPLFDNFGKKIGKEQACKHLKLDPNDRYILFFGLIRKYKGLDWLLEAFAQSNLEKENIKIIVAGEYYTDSEYYQEIIKKHQLESAVLQYDYFIPDEEVKYFFNACDVVVQPYKSATQSGVTQIAYHFEIPMIVTRVGGLEEMCPDKKVGFVSEPNTEALSEKLNAFFSPENHINFEKNIQIEKKKFAWDVLCKKFYELYQKL; via the coding sequence ATGAGAATAGTTATTATTGGACCAGCACATCCTTTTAGAGGTGGAATTGCTACATATAACGAAAGACTTGCAAAGGCTTTTCAAGCTGACGGACACGAAGTAGATATTGTTACTTTTACCAAACAATATCCTAAGTTTTTATTCCCTGGTAAAACGCAATTTTCAGAGAGTCCTACTCCTCAAGATATTCATATTAAAAGAATGATTCATGCCTATAATCCTTTAAATTGGATTAAAACTGGGCGAAAGTTACAAAAAGCACAATATGACTTGGTCATCGTAAGATATTGGCTACCGTTAATGGGTCCTGCTTTAGGAACAATTTTAAGGAGCATTAAAAAAAATAATTATAGCAAAATTATTGCTTTAGTAGACAATATGATTCCTCATGAAAAACGACCTGGAGACCAGCAATTTTCACAATATTTTGTTCAGCCTATTGATGGTTTTATGGCAATGACAGAAAGTGTAGTCCACGATATTAAAAAATTTGTTTCTCAAAAACCTATCAGCCTTTCTCCCCACCCACTTTTTGATAATTTTGGAAAAAAAATAGGTAAAGAACAAGCTTGCAAGCATTTAAAATTAGATCCAAACGATCGTTATATCCTATTCTTTGGACTTATTAGGAAATATAAAGGGCTCGATTGGTTGTTAGAAGCTTTTGCTCAATCTAATTTAGAGAAAGAAAATATCAAAATAATTGTTGCTGGTGAATACTATACAGATTCTGAATATTATCAGGAAATTATCAAAAAACACCAACTAGAATCTGCCGTATTGCAGTATGACTATTTCATCCCAGATGAGGAAGTAAAATACTTTTTCAATGCCTGTGATGTGGTTGTTCAGCCTTATAAATCGGCTACTCAAAGTGGGGTAACACAAATAGCCTATCATTTTGAAATCCCTATGATTGTCACTCGTGTAGGTGGTTTAGAAGAAATGTGTCCTGATAAAAAAGTTGGATTTGTGTCTGAACCAAACACAGAAGCTCTTTCAGAAAAGTTAAACGCTTTTTTTAGCCCAGAAAATCACATAAATTTTGAGAAGAATATCCAAATTGAAAAGAAAAAGTTTGCTTGGGATGTTTTATGCAAAAAATTCTATGAACTTTACCAAAAATTATAA
- a CDS encoding HAD-IIIA family hydrolase, translating into MNTAAILSKNLNDSIELKKELLTNPKIAKDLERISSEIIEAYHGGRKVFFCGNGGSAADAQHLAAELTGRYYFDRPPLFSEALHVNTSYMTAVANDYSYEHVYERMVEASMKPGDILIALSTSGNSENIVRAVNQAKKQGVFTVGMTGESGGKLFESCDLTFRIPSKNTPRIQEAHMILGHTLCEIIEYRIFHNFKENQNYLADISEKLDRSWTLFLDRDGVLNQKLENDYVKSVDEFKWIPGALDAVVSFGKLFGRIVIVTNQQGIGKGLMTQEDLHKVHQKLEDDVLAKGGTIDAFYFAKELADKNHPNRKPNIGMGLKALEDFPEINFSKSLMVGDSISDIEFAQNLGMHSVFLSKKDHPKVDFRLDSLKELADILGNDL; encoded by the coding sequence ATGAACACTGCCGCCATATTATCCAAAAACCTTAATGATTCTATTGAACTTAAAAAAGAGCTTTTAACCAATCCAAAAATTGCAAAGGATTTGGAAAGAATCTCTTCCGAAATTATCGAGGCTTATCACGGTGGAAGAAAAGTATTCTTTTGTGGAAACGGAGGAAGTGCAGCCGATGCTCAACACTTAGCGGCAGAACTTACTGGTAGATACTATTTTGACAGACCGCCTCTTTTTTCTGAAGCACTCCACGTAAACACTTCTTATATGACGGCGGTTGCCAATGACTATTCTTATGAACATGTTTATGAAAGAATGGTGGAAGCGAGTATGAAACCTGGCGATATTTTAATTGCACTTTCTACTTCGGGTAATTCCGAAAATATTGTAAGAGCGGTAAATCAAGCAAAAAAACAAGGTGTTTTCACTGTAGGAATGACAGGCGAATCTGGTGGTAAACTATTTGAATCTTGCGATTTAACATTTAGAATCCCTTCTAAAAACACACCTAGAATCCAAGAAGCTCACATGATTTTAGGTCATACACTTTGTGAAATTATTGAATACAGAATTTTTCACAACTTCAAGGAAAATCAAAATTACCTTGCAGATATTTCTGAGAAATTAGATCGTTCTTGGACACTGTTTTTGGATAGAGATGGAGTTCTTAATCAAAAGTTAGAAAACGATTATGTAAAATCTGTTGATGAGTTCAAATGGATTCCTGGTGCTCTTGATGCTGTTGTTTCTTTTGGGAAATTATTTGGAAGAATTGTTATTGTGACAAACCAACAAGGTATAGGAAAAGGCTTAATGACTCAAGAAGACCTCCACAAAGTGCATCAAAAGTTAGAGGATGATGTTTTAGCTAAAGGCGGAACAATTGATGCGTTCTATTTTGCAAAAGAATTAGCAGATAAAAATCACCCAAACAGAAAACCGAATATCGGCATGGGTCTCAAGGCTTTGGAAGATTTCCCTGAAATTAATTTCTCAAAGTCTTTAATGGTTGGCGATTCTATTTCCGATATTGAATTTGCTCAAAACCTTGGTATGCATTCTGTTTTTCTATCAAAAAAAGACCACCCGAAGGTGGACTTTAGATTAGATTCTTTAAAAGAATTAGCAGATATTTTGGGTAATGATTTATAG
- a CDS encoding FAD:protein FMN transferase, producing MKKLLSIVLMVVLFSCEENKIQKFQLSGRAQGTTFGVIYFGGKEEPGLNEDLANLFQEVDQSLSTYLPTSYISRWNRNEVNHGEIDTHFINMFQMSQQVFQESEAYFDPTVEPLSQFYGFEKRGGVSPISLDSARALVGLSKLILKENGFLQKSDSSIQINFNSIAQGYTVDLIKELLMAKGIQNFLIELGGEIYAQGKKPKNMPWKIAIDKAEENRNGEFSNKLDIENTAVATSGNYRKWKLSPDKTEKYVHTINPLTGKSQATDIQSVTILMPSCALADAYATAILAMGLDKSLKLRNSLKQKGYQVYLIE from the coding sequence ATGAAAAAACTTTTAAGTATTGTATTAATGGTGGTTTTGTTTTCCTGTGAAGAAAATAAAATTCAGAAATTCCAATTATCTGGTAGGGCACAAGGAACTACATTTGGCGTTATCTATTTTGGCGGAAAAGAAGAACCAGGTTTAAATGAAGATTTGGCGAATTTGTTCCAAGAGGTTGACCAAAGTTTGAGTACCTATTTGCCTACAAGCTATATCTCAAGGTGGAATAGAAATGAGGTGAATCACGGTGAAATAGATACACATTTTATCAATATGTTTCAAATGTCTCAACAAGTATTTCAAGAATCGGAAGCTTATTTTGATCCTACGGTGGAACCTTTAAGTCAGTTTTATGGTTTTGAAAAAAGGGGCGGTGTGAGTCCTATTTCTTTGGATAGTGCACGGGCTTTGGTGGGACTCAGTAAGCTTATTTTAAAGGAGAATGGTTTTCTTCAGAAATCGGATTCTAGTATTCAAATCAATTTCAACTCTATTGCTCAAGGATACACCGTAGATCTAATCAAAGAATTATTGATGGCAAAAGGAATTCAAAACTTCTTAATAGAGCTTGGCGGTGAGATTTACGCACAAGGTAAAAAGCCGAAAAATATGCCTTGGAAAATAGCTATAGACAAGGCCGAAGAAAATAGAAATGGGGAGTTTTCTAACAAACTTGACATCGAAAATACGGCTGTTGCAACTTCTGGTAATTATAGAAAATGGAAACTTAGCCCAGATAAAACGGAGAAATATGTGCATACGATCAATCCATTAACAGGGAAAAGTCAAGCTACAGATATTCAAAGTGTCACCATCCTGATGCCCAGTTGTGCACTTGCAGATGCTTATGCTACCGCTATTTTGGCAATGGGTTTGGATAAAAGTTTGAAACTGAGAAATTCCTTAAAACAAAAAGGCTATCAAGTATATTTGATAGAGTAA
- a CDS encoding insulinase family protein: MKLDRSIQPQIHALHFPEHLDPEIRIIGENTPLILFDLEDKEMVFIKLVFDAGIQYFQDRKALVFSKSMILKGTKSYPYPAINDAIDNLGAHITFEIKQEKIVLSLSCLKRKLDPALEILKEVMFDFQYSQEEFDRSVEKFKQKFKIQEQKPDYISKKAFNKVLYGEKHPLGFQFSESFYDQCTLEEVERFHKELFENCPFSLHLAGTFSQENFQKIEETLKLNENRNPIFEKQDFKIQSGVKQWTRKMDSAIQTSINAGFVFPSRNHENFSEWNFVSLVLGGFFGSRLMANIREDKGYTYGIYSMILSFSDHSQFVIRTEVGNEYVADTLNQIQLEINRLKEELISQEELDLVKNYALGSYLGVVNGWRKQVSYFEALYSNGYDWERKKRYFEMVENMTAEKLRTRAQELFANELTIVTAGG; this comes from the coding sequence ATGAAACTCGATAGATCTATTCAACCCCAAATACACGCTTTACACTTCCCAGAACATCTAGATCCTGAAATCCGAATTATTGGAGAAAATACACCATTAATTCTTTTTGATTTGGAAGACAAAGAAATGGTTTTTATCAAACTCGTTTTTGATGCAGGAATTCAGTATTTCCAAGATCGAAAGGCATTGGTTTTTTCAAAATCGATGATTCTTAAAGGAACAAAAAGCTATCCATATCCAGCCATTAATGATGCCATTGATAATCTAGGAGCTCATATTACTTTTGAAATAAAACAAGAGAAAATTGTTTTAAGTTTAAGTTGTTTGAAAAGGAAACTAGATCCCGCTTTGGAGATTTTAAAAGAAGTGATGTTTGATTTTCAATACAGTCAAGAAGAATTTGACAGAAGTGTAGAGAAATTCAAGCAAAAATTTAAGATTCAAGAACAAAAGCCTGATTATATTAGTAAGAAAGCTTTCAATAAAGTGCTGTATGGCGAAAAACATCCTTTAGGTTTTCAATTTAGCGAATCTTTTTATGATCAATGTACTTTAGAAGAAGTAGAACGTTTTCATAAAGAATTATTTGAAAACTGTCCTTTTTCTTTGCATTTAGCAGGAACTTTTTCTCAGGAAAATTTTCAGAAAATAGAAGAAACCCTCAAGTTAAATGAAAATAGAAATCCGATTTTTGAAAAACAAGATTTTAAGATTCAATCTGGAGTAAAACAATGGACAAGAAAAATGGACTCTGCCATTCAAACGTCCATAAACGCAGGGTTTGTTTTCCCTTCTAGAAATCATGAGAATTTTTCGGAATGGAATTTTGTAAGTCTTGTTTTGGGAGGTTTTTTTGGGTCTCGATTGATGGCAAATATTAGAGAAGATAAAGGATATACCTATGGAATTTATTCCATGATTTTAAGTTTTTCAGATCATTCTCAATTTGTTATCAGAACAGAAGTAGGGAACGAGTATGTTGCAGATACATTAAATCAAATTCAGTTGGAAATTAACCGATTGAAAGAAGAACTCATTTCTCAAGAGGAGTTAGATTTAGTGAAAAATTATGCTTTAGGTTCTTATCTTGGGGTTGTAAATGGCTGGAGAAAGCAAGTAAGCTATTTTGAAGCCTTGTATTCCAATGGATATGACTGGGAACGTAAAAAACGCTATTTTGAAATGGTAGAAAATATGACTGCGGAAAAACTCAGAACTCGAGCCCAAGAATTGTTTGCAAATGAATTGACTATTGTAACAGCAGGAGGATGA
- a CDS encoding insulinase family protein produces MEIKKYTLENGLKIILHQDKSSTITAVNLLYDVGARDEHEDQTGFAHLFEHLMFGGSVNIPHYDNALEKAGGKNNAFTSNDITNYYITIPKENLETALWLESDRMLSLAFSEKSLEVQRNVVIEEFKQNYLNKPYGDLYQLVREMTYKVHPYRWQTIGKELSHIENAQMKDVKEFFFKHYAPNNCILSICGNIEYDETLELIKKYFDEIPVRDVPKRNLPLEPKQEGARQLKVYRDVPAEVLIKAYKMCDIRHKNYAASVTVSNLIDFNQSALLHQRLVVDQNLFTDISAYVSGSFDTGLFYISGTLVEGADLEKANTAVEKVVEEFVQSDIHQEDLDKMIINYEVFFLKENESVLNKAMNLCKNELLTEAEDYTKALDKLKAVTPNDVKRLAKEIFDPNQCSTLFYYKNETR; encoded by the coding sequence ATGGAGATAAAAAAATATACTTTGGAGAATGGTTTAAAAATCATTCTTCATCAAGATAAAAGTAGTACAATCACAGCTGTAAATTTGTTGTATGATGTGGGTGCTAGAGATGAACATGAAGACCAAACAGGTTTTGCACATCTTTTTGAGCATCTAATGTTTGGAGGCTCGGTGAATATTCCTCATTATGACAATGCACTTGAAAAAGCAGGAGGGAAGAATAATGCTTTTACCAGTAATGATATTACAAACTACTATATCACAATTCCAAAAGAAAACCTAGAAACAGCTCTATGGCTTGAGTCTGATAGGATGTTGTCTCTTGCTTTTAGTGAAAAAAGCCTTGAAGTACAGCGAAATGTAGTTATTGAAGAGTTTAAACAAAATTATCTAAACAAACCCTATGGAGATCTCTATCAACTCGTAAGAGAAATGACTTATAAAGTGCATCCTTACCGTTGGCAAACCATAGGAAAGGAGCTTAGTCATATAGAAAATGCTCAGATGAAAGACGTAAAGGAGTTTTTCTTTAAGCATTATGCACCCAATAATTGTATTTTATCTATCTGTGGGAATATAGAGTATGATGAAACCTTGGAGCTTATTAAAAAATATTTTGATGAAATTCCGGTAAGAGATGTCCCAAAAAGAAATTTACCATTAGAACCAAAGCAAGAGGGAGCAAGGCAATTAAAAGTATATAGAGACGTTCCTGCTGAAGTATTGATAAAGGCTTATAAAATGTGCGATATCAGGCACAAAAATTACGCTGCATCAGTAACGGTTTCAAATTTGATTGATTTTAATCAATCCGCTTTGCTGCATCAAAGACTTGTGGTGGATCAAAACTTATTTACGGATATTTCTGCCTATGTTTCGGGTTCTTTTGATACTGGATTATTTTATATCTCAGGAACTCTAGTGGAAGGTGCCGATCTTGAAAAAGCAAATACCGCTGTGGAAAAAGTGGTAGAAGAATTTGTTCAATCTGATATTCATCAAGAAGATTTAGATAAAATGATCATTAACTATGAAGTGTTTTTTCTAAAGGAAAATGAATCTGTCCTAAACAAAGCGATGAATTTGTGTAAAAACGAATTGCTCACAGAAGCAGAGGATTATACCAAAGCATTGGATAAACTGAAAGCCGTAACTCCAAATGATGTAAAAAGATTGGCAAAAGAAATTTTTGACCCAAATCAGTGTTCTACCTTATTCTACTACAAAAATGAAACTCGATAG
- a CDS encoding cob(I)yrinic acid a,c-diamide adenosyltransferase, giving the protein MKIYTKTGDQGQTSLVGGQRVSKGNMRIESYGTVDELNSFIGALRDGIKQGIKDRIQNDINPDTHYNFKYDIENGFPDGVYLKQLVIIQNHLFDMGSHLATSDEKSLKHLPELEEEWIRELEMWIDDMMFELTPLNTFILPGGHTIVSSAHICRSVCRRAERTVVVLADEVEVNMIISKYLNRLSDYFFTLGRMISKLYNAPEIPWIPKKR; this is encoded by the coding sequence ATGAAAATTTACACTAAAACAGGAGATCAAGGGCAAACGTCTTTGGTTGGAGGACAGAGAGTTTCTAAAGGAAATATGAGAATTGAATCTTATGGAACAGTAGATGAACTAAATTCTTTTATTGGTGCGCTGAGAGATGGGATCAAACAAGGAATAAAAGATCGAATTCAAAATGACATTAATCCTGATACTCACTATAATTTTAAATATGATATTGAAAATGGGTTTCCTGATGGAGTTTATTTAAAACAATTAGTCATTATTCAAAATCATTTATTTGATATGGGTTCCCATTTAGCAACCTCAGACGAAAAAAGCTTAAAGCACCTGCCTGAATTAGAAGAGGAATGGATTAGAGAGCTGGAAATGTGGATTGATGATATGATGTTTGAATTAACACCATTAAACACCTTTATTCTTCCTGGCGGACATACAATCGTTTCTTCGGCACATATTTGTAGAAGTGTTTGTAGAAGAGCAGAAAGAACCGTTGTAGTTTTAGCAGATGAAGTAGAGGTCAATATGATAATCTCAAAATACTTAAACAGACTTTCAGATTACTTTTTTACTTTAGGTAGAATGATTTCTAAGTTATACAATGCACCAGAAATTCCTTGGATTCCCAAAAAGAGATAA
- a CDS encoding DUF2971 domain-containing protein, with amino-acid sequence MWANYADKHKGVCLVFNKDELEFQPLNTVVDGIAVNKPTGPHEVKYTKKYLDSNPLSNELNQVNFLTTKFDVWKNEKEYRYISSRSGSYKFEINSLQEIIFGLRISPSAIKTIRNIYKDNETISYRQIELNDSEFGFRLKEL; translated from the coding sequence ATGTGGGCTAATTATGCAGATAAACATAAAGGAGTGTGTTTGGTATTTAATAAAGATGAACTCGAATTTCAGCCTTTGAATACGGTTGTAGATGGTATTGCAGTAAATAAACCAACAGGTCCTCATGAAGTTAAGTACACAAAAAAATATTTAGACTCGAATCCTCTAAGTAATGAGCTGAATCAAGTTAATTTTCTTACAACAAAATTTGATGTATGGAAAAATGAAAAAGAATACCGATACATCTCCTCAAGATCAGGTAGTTACAAATTTGAAATAAATAGCTTACAAGAAATTATTTTCGGTCTAAGAATTTCGCCTAGTGCTATTAAGACAATCAGAAATATTTATAAAGATAACGAAACCATTAGTTATAGGCAGATTGAACTAAATGATAGCGAATTTGGATTTCGCTTAAAAGAGCTATAA